The window GCGAGAAGGCGACGAGCAACATCTGCACGAACGAGGCGCTGGCGGCGATCACCGCCGCCGTCTATCTGTCGCTGCTCGGCCCCGATGGCCTGCGCGCCGCGGCGCGCGCCGGCGTTGCGCGCGCGCACGCGCTCGCGAAGCGTCTCGCAGCGCTGCCGGGCTGCACGATCGCGAACGACGGACCGTTCTTCGATCGCTTCACGCTCCGCACAGAGATGGGGGGCTGGGACCTGCGGAACGCGCTCATCGCGCGTGGCATCCAGGTCGAGGTGACCGCGTCGCATTTCGTGCACGGTCGACGCGAGGGCCGCGACGACATCATCGTGCAGTGCACCGAGCTCACGACCGAAGCGGATGCCGACGCGCTGGTCGACGCGGTCGCACAGCTCACGCGATCCAGCGAGACGGTGGCGACGAGGTGACCGTCCGCACGCACGTGATCCCCGACTCGGGCGCGAAGACGCCGGTGCCGGCGCTAGAGCCGCTGCTCTTCGAGCTCGCGCGACCCGGACGGAACGGCCGCCACGTGAGGACGAGTGAGACCGCCGAGATCCCCGACCAGTTCAAACGAAAGGCGCCCCTTCGTCTCCCCGAGCTCACGGAGCCGCAGGTCGTGCGCCACTACACACATCTCGCGCAACTGAACTATTCGGTCGATACCGGGATGTATCCCCTTGGCTCGTGCACGATGAAGTACAACCCGAAGGTGAACGACCGCGTGGCCGGACTTTTCGCCGACGTTCATCCGCGGCAGTCGTACCGCACGACGCAAGGCGTCCTCGCGCTCGCGTATGAGCTCGAGCAGATGCTGATGAAGATCACCGGGATGGACTTCGTGTCGCTGCAGCCGCAGGCCGGCGCGCAGTCCGAGTTCACCGCGCTTCTCGTGTTCAAGGCGTATCACGCGAAGCGCGGCGAGGCCAAGCAGCGCCGGCGGATCATCGTCCCGGATTCGGCGCATGGCACGAACCCCGCGTCCGCGGCGATGTGCGGCTATGAAGTCACGACGGTGAAGAGCGACGCGCGCGGGAACGTCGACCTCGATGCCCTCAAGAGCGCGCTCGGCCCGGATGTCGCGGGATTCATGCTGACGAACCCGAACACGCTCGGTCTATTCGAGGAGCGCGTGCGCGAAGTGTGCGACGCGGTCCACGCCGCGGGTGCGCTCGTGTACGGCGACGGCGCGAACATGAACGCCCTCCTCGGCGTGGCACGCCCGGGTGATCTCGGCTTCGACTGCGTTCACATCAACGTCCACAAGACGTTCTCGACGCCACACGGGGCTGGCGGTCCCGGCGCGGGTCCACTTTGTGTGAAGGCGCACCTGCGTCCGTTCCTGCCGAAGCCGTGGATCGAGCGCGACGCTGACGGCACCTATCACTACGACACCGCGCGTGAGGACCGCGTGCCCGCGGGCCAGGGTGACTCGATCGGGACGATCAAACAGCGCCTCGGGAACTTCGGCGTATTGGCGCGCGCCTATACCTATATGAAGACGCTCGGAGAGGAGGGCCTGGTGGAGACGGGACGTGACGCGATCCTTTCCGCCAACTACCTCCTCGCGCTGCTCCGACCCGCGTACGACGTCGCATACGAGCGGCCGCCGATGCACGAGTTCGTCATCAGTGCGGCGAAGCAGAAGAAACAGGGCGCGTCGGCACTCGACATCTCGAAGGCGCTGCTCGACGAGGGGTTCCATTCGCCGACGGTGTACTTCCCGCTCATCGTCCCCGAGGCGATGATGATCGAGCCCACCGAGACCGAGCCGACGGAGACGCTCGATGCGTTCGCCGCCGCGATGCTCCGCATCGCCGAACGCGTGAAGACGGATCCGGCCGCGGTGCGCGACGCGCCGCGGAACACGCCGCTCCGCCGCCTCGACGAGGTCGGCGCCGCGCGTAAGCCGGTCTTGAGGTATCGGGGAACATGAAAGGTGGGGTGGAAGGGG of the Candidatus Limnocylindria bacterium genome contains:
- the gcvPB gene encoding aminomethyl-transferring glycine dehydrogenase subunit GcvPB translates to MPALEPLLFELARPGRNGRHVRTSETAEIPDQFKRKAPLRLPELTEPQVVRHYTHLAQLNYSVDTGMYPLGSCTMKYNPKVNDRVAGLFADVHPRQSYRTTQGVLALAYELEQMLMKITGMDFVSLQPQAGAQSEFTALLVFKAYHAKRGEAKQRRRIIVPDSAHGTNPASAAMCGYEVTTVKSDARGNVDLDALKSALGPDVAGFMLTNPNTLGLFEERVREVCDAVHAAGALVYGDGANMNALLGVARPGDLGFDCVHINVHKTFSTPHGAGGPGAGPLCVKAHLRPFLPKPWIERDADGTYHYDTAREDRVPAGQGDSIGTIKQRLGNFGVLARAYTYMKTLGEEGLVETGRDAILSANYLLALLRPAYDVAYERPPMHEFVISAAKQKKQGASALDISKALLDEGFHSPTVYFPLIVPEAMMIEPTETEPTETLDAFAAAMLRIAERVKTDPAAVRDAPRNTPLRRLDEVGAARKPVLRYRGT